DNA sequence from the Thermocladium sp. ECH_B genome:
GAAACGAATTCATGGCTAGATTCAATGATGCGCTAGATAAGGGCGGCATCCCAGTCTATGCAACGCCGGACAGGGCAGCCAAGGCTTTATGGGCATTAACCGAGTATGCTAAGGTAGTGGGTGAGATCCATGAGTGATGCAAGAAGCATAATTAGGAAAGCTTGCAGTGAAGGAAGAACGAAGCTGCTGGAGCACGAGGCCCTAGACCTACTTGAGGCTTATGGTATACCCAAGCCTCCGCATGCATTCGTCAATAGCGCTGCAGAGGCCGTTAATGCGGCCCGCAGGATCGGTTTCCCCATTGCGCTTAAGGTAGTTTCGCCAGATATCCTCCATAAGAGTGACGTCGGCGGCGTTGTGCTGGGATTGCAGAGCGAGGATGAGGTGGAGCAGGGCTTTAATGAATTGATGAATAATGTAAAGGCGAAGGCTCCATACGCTAGGGTTGCCGGGGTCTTGGTTCAATGGATGGTGCCGAATGGGTTGGAGACCATAATTGGAGCCACGAGGGACGACATGTTCGGCGGCGTCATTGCCTTC
Encoded proteins:
- a CDS encoding acetyl-CoA synthetase: MSDARSIIRKACSEGRTKLLEHEALDLLEAYGIPKPPHAFVNSAAEAVNAARRIGFPIALKVVSPDILHKSDVGGVVLGLQSEDEVEQGFNELMNNVKAKAPYARVAGVLVQWMVPNGLETIIGATRDDMFGGVIAFGLGGVFTEVLRDVSLRVSPIGEDDARAMIREXRASILLNGFRGMSKRDSEALVAALVKFSLLIDENEEIMEADLNPVIALEEGRGAYAADARFVLKC